From a single Zygotorulaspora mrakii chromosome 2, complete sequence genomic region:
- the SFT2 gene encoding Sft2p (similar to Saccharomyces cerevisiae SFT2 (YBL102W); ancestral locus Anc_7.437), which produces MAENTEAQVSSLRDSLNRWNESRGQHSKGFNESAKTLFSSWADSINNSAQDVYQRLPLTRQDLVQDQEPSWFTLSRTERLLLFICSILGSIACFTICIFLFPVLAVNPRKFGLLWSMGSLLFVLAFGVLMGPSSYVKHLISRERLPFTIFFFTSCLLTIYFAAIAKSTLLTIPCAILELIAVLYYGISYFPMGATGLKMISSVGVNTARGALHI; this is translated from the coding sequence ATGGCGGAGAATACTGAAGCACAGGTGAGCTCACTTCGTGATTCATTAAATAGGTGGAACGAATCTCGTGGTCAACATTCGAAAGGGTTTAACGAGTCAGCAAAGACTCTCTTTTCTAGTTGGGCAGACTCTATCAACAACAGTGCTCAAGATGTTTATCAAAGGCTGCCGCTGACACGACAAGATCTGGTGCAGGATCAGGAACCTTCGTGGTTTACTTTGTCGAGGACTGAGAGATTACTTCTATTTATCTGTTCTATACTAGGTTCTATTGCGTGCTTCACTAtatgcatttttcttttcccaGTACTGGCGGTCAATCCTAGAAAGTTTGGATTACTGTGGTCAATGGGATCATTGCTGTTTGTACTTGCGTTTGGTGTACTAATGGGCCCTTCATCATATGTTAAGCATCTAATTTCAAGGGAGAGATTACCTTttaccatatttttctttacctCATGTCTCTTAACGATATATTTTGCAGCAATTGCGAAAAGTACACTGCTGACAATTCCCTGTGCGATTCTTGAGTTGATTGCGGTGCTGTATTACGGAATATCATATTTCCCGATGGGTGCCACTggtttgaaaatgatcaGCTCGGTTGGTGTAAATACTGCTAGAGGAGCATTACACATTTAA